From the Candidatus Bathyarchaeota archaeon genome, one window contains:
- a CDS encoding nucleotidyltransferase domain-containing protein, translated as MCRAGLGFHASRLPFDPSGLSRGILEEVLRRVKELLAGEAVEYDLCLIGSRARGDASPLSDVDLAMYSLGEPNLRRTEVFWVDGLEVTLFAVDAERLLGSESLEFYAANNPFEARLLHGDGEVLRRLREGVYGRRIDLEATRALLGRTVSMRLLSALSDAVTDIGEGVRNLRVSLAKAHLYSKLMVEGVDPWSLIPYHYRPESPIETMLDELYRSENYDELSSRIIGLNLNGLMEETFKDKLKILINAARMIEEHVGFAGELVENYVKLYLIVEERVRSIIWSRLPGRWRIEEEFSSKIEHFHTNIVCDNKKVYWILSLKGGEGKLEDYGMTTF; from the coding sequence ATGTGTAGGGCTGGATTGGGGTTCCATGCTTCTCGTCTTCCCTTTGATCCCTCTGGGCTAAGCAGGGGAATTCTAGAGGAGGTTTTGAGAAGGGTTAAGGAGCTCCTTGCCGGGGAGGCTGTCGAGTATGACCTCTGCCTGATCGGTAGCCGTGCGAGGGGGGATGCATCCCCCCTCAGCGATGTCGATCTCGCGATGTACTCTCTCGGGGAGCCCAATTTGAGGCGCACCGAGGTCTTCTGGGTTGATGGGCTGGAGGTCACCCTCTTCGCCGTCGACGCCGAGAGGCTGTTGGGGTCCGAGTCCCTGGAGTTCTACGCCGCGAACAACCCCTTCGAGGCTAGGCTCCTCCATGGTGATGGGGAGGTGCTGAGGAGGCTCAGGGAGGGGGTCTACGGCCGGAGGATAGACCTTGAGGCCACGAGGGCTCTCCTGGGTAGAACCGTCTCTATGAGGCTCCTCTCAGCCCTCAGCGACGCAGTCACAGACATTGGGGAGGGGGTTAGGAACCTGCGTGTCTCCCTGGCCAAGGCCCATCTCTACTCTAAGCTCATGGTCGAGGGGGTCGACCCGTGGAGCCTTATACCCTACCATTACAGGCCCGAATCCCCTATAGAAACAATGTTAGATGAGTTATATAGATCTGAGAATTATGATGAGCTTTCCTCGAGGATAATTGGGTTGAACTTGAATGGGCTCATGGAGGAGACATTCAAGGATAAATTAAAAATTTTGATTAATGCTGCTCGTATGATTGAGGAGCATGTCGGATTCGCCGGAGAACTTGTGGAAAACTATGTTAAACTTTACTTGATCGTTGAGGAGAGGGTTAGATCGATTATCTGGAGCAGGCTTCCAGGGAGGTGGAGAATAGAGGAGGAGTTCAGTTCAAAAATAGAACACTTCCATACAAACATAGTCTGCGATAATAAAAAGGTGTATTGGATATTATCATTGAAAGGGGGTGAGGGGAAGTTGGAAGACTATGGAATGACGACATTCTAA
- a CDS encoding carboxymuconolactone decarboxylase family protein → MSRLEQFAEFRRRMNERIMGFGNLDTKRFWALDSSVYRAGALDERVKELLGLATSLVLRCDDCVTYHIIRCIQLGLRDEEILEALNVALVVGGSITIPHLRRAVETIDECRKLTVEELNSLLA, encoded by the coding sequence ATGAGCAGGTTGGAGCAGTTTGCCGAGTTTAGGAGGAGGATGAACGAGCGGATCATGGGGTTCGGGAACCTCGATACCAAGAGGTTCTGGGCCCTCGACAGCAGCGTGTACAGGGCTGGGGCCCTGGATGAGAGGGTTAAGGAGCTGCTGGGGTTGGCCACCTCCCTGGTCCTTAGGTGTGACGACTGCGTCACCTACCACATAATCCGCTGCATACAGCTGGGGTTGAGGGATGAGGAGATCCTCGAGGCCCTCAACGTGGCCCTGGTGGTCGGGGGCTCCATAACCATCCCCCACCTGAGAAGGGCCGTTGAAACCATAGACGAGTGCAGGAAGCTGACGGTTGAGGAGCTGAACAGCCTATTAGCCTAG
- a CDS encoding DUF86 domain-containing protein, with the protein MKREFLDYIEDIIEAMENALNFLKEMSYDEFEKDKRTIYAVIRALEIIGEAVKKIPNSVKKLYPQIPWKDIAGMRDKLIHEYFGVDLKRVWKTVKEDLPNLKPIFEKILKDHKKKEIETNI; encoded by the coding sequence ATGAAAAGGGAATTTTTGGATTATATAGAGGATATTATAGAGGCGATGGAAAATGCATTAAATTTTTTGAAAGAAATGAGCTATGATGAATTTGAAAAGGATAAAAGGACGATTTACGCGGTCATTAGAGCCTTGGAAATAATTGGAGAGGCAGTAAAGAAGATTCCCAACTCTGTGAAAAAACTTTATCCGCAAATACCATGGAAAGATATAGCTGGAATGAGGGACAAACTTATTCACGAATATTTTGGGGTAGATTTAAAGAGAGTTTGGAAAACAGTTAAAGAAGATCTACCAAATTTAAAACCAATATTCGAAAAAATTTTGAAGGATCATAAAAAGAAGGAGATAGAAACCAACATATAG
- a CDS encoding nucleotidyltransferase family protein codes for MKDEKIDEIKIRLEGLKPFLREKFEVKSIGIFGSYVRGQQKKGSDLDILVEFEDSDKLSLLDFIRLENYLSEELGIKVDLVEKNTLKKRIGKKILEEVIII; via the coding sequence ATGAAAGATGAAAAAATTGATGAGATAAAGATAAGATTAGAGGGATTAAAGCCATTCTTAAGGGAAAAATTTGAAGTTAAATCGATTGGTATTTTTGGATCATATGTAAGAGGCCAACAGAAAAAGGGAAGTGATTTAGATATATTGGTCGAGTTTGAAGATTCAGACAAATTGAGTCTGTTAGATTTTATCAGACTGGAGAACTATTTGAGCGAAGAGCTAGGAATTAAGGTTGACCTTGTAGAAAAAAACACCTTAAAAAAAAGGATAGGAAAAAAGATCCTAGAAGAAGTGATCATAATATGA
- a CDS encoding ECF transporter S component, protein MRSVEIALGGVFTALALAIPLLFRGTLQFVIPEIGYSATLASHVPVMLSIVAGPSVAALVGFASTFGFLLTLGPVVAARAATHILFGVTAAVAVKRGLSYPKALFLVALPLHSIPEGLVVIPFGIPPWGALINMVGGTIHHTIDSIISIIILRSAQPLIRNLRLPTASKA, encoded by the coding sequence TTGAGGAGCGTCGAGATAGCCCTGGGAGGGGTGTTCACCGCCCTCGCCCTCGCCATCCCCCTCCTCTTCAGGGGAACCCTCCAGTTCGTCATCCCAGAGATAGGGTACTCAGCCACCCTGGCCTCCCATGTCCCCGTGATGCTCTCCATAGTCGCCGGGCCATCCGTCGCGGCCCTAGTGGGGTTCGCCTCAACCTTCGGATTCCTATTGACCCTGGGCCCTGTCGTGGCGGCTAGGGCCGCGACCCACATCCTCTTCGGGGTCACAGCAGCCGTGGCGGTGAAGAGGGGCCTCTCCTATCCTAAGGCCCTATTCCTAGTCGCCCTCCCCCTCCACTCCATACCCGAGGGGCTTGTGGTCATCCCCTTCGGAATACCCCCATGGGGAGCCCTCATAAACATGGTGGGAGGGACCATCCACCACACAATAGACTCCATAATCTCAATAATAATCCTGAGATCGGCCCAGCCACTGATAAGAAACCTGAGGCTCCCAACAGCCTCAAAGGCCTAG
- a CDS encoding SMC family ATPase, producing MLRSLEIRGFEGYREARIEFSPGLNLITGRNSSGKTTILEAILTALYGEVPGVQKRLLVSRLQDTARRLSVKLSLRTPDNREREVEREGRTMRRGEEEGFRTERLRLTINGEEAHLEGEEDLRRRITELTGLSMKKFLNLVYVRQGELTDILEPKREDMDSILGISLMKELEAQLTDLERELERYEGRDAKTLLEAYRVGDLPRLEGYIKTLEAQINPLKNEVEQLENLLSRAESEELRGLLETLRAREEYMEEHREAELHLKRTLEEWKSGSPTELERMLEEATGRLTRTEIEARRLAGEVERLRRTRESLEGRLQRIRYILQVAGASTPEELDELIGLEKAWEQELMNSIRELEVRLASIEERRNELSGRKSALEEEIRNHEELLMKGAPECPTCGQRITPELLLRLIEDKGEMQRELEIELKEVMREHLDLRSRLEGLRKDSNEAAARVKQLQGFQSELKIHLEGASEKELSETLTNMNENLVKLESSHLEKSKELAVLQENLKNLKGTVSRVKQLEERKRELQLNIENATEKISEYLKRLILPIDPKDPELKEKIAAKLPISIEEMEEKRIELEEKKNRLEKLVKDYDKHKKDKKEIEEKVEAIERRLERAKTTSEMVQKLRMGIEEGRRRALREVAGEALRIYNSLTDQRIYKAFKIDPESYQAQVQPTGLEEYIPAKRVGGGHQTLIALSLRIALLNVLGHRNLLILDEPTYGVDSENLPQLMSQISEASKRIPQVLLVTHHGAGEEEAANIIRVSRNPDGSSKAERLSLH from the coding sequence ATGCTCAGAAGCCTGGAGATCAGGGGCTTCGAGGGATACAGGGAGGCTAGGATAGAGTTCTCCCCAGGCCTCAACCTGATAACGGGGAGGAACTCGTCGGGGAAGACCACCATACTGGAGGCCATACTGACGGCTCTGTACGGGGAGGTTCCAGGGGTCCAGAAGAGGCTACTAGTCTCGAGGCTCCAGGATACGGCTAGGAGATTGTCGGTCAAGCTCTCCCTGAGAACCCCAGACAATAGGGAGAGGGAGGTGGAGAGGGAGGGGAGAACCATGAGGAGGGGGGAGGAGGAGGGCTTCAGAACCGAGAGGCTGAGGCTGACCATCAACGGGGAGGAGGCCCACCTGGAGGGGGAGGAGGACCTTAGGAGGAGGATAACAGAGCTTACAGGCCTTAGCATGAAGAAGTTCCTGAACCTAGTCTACGTTAGGCAGGGAGAGCTCACAGACATCCTTGAGCCCAAGAGGGAGGATATGGACTCCATCCTGGGAATAAGCCTGATGAAGGAGCTGGAGGCCCAGCTCACAGACCTAGAACGAGAGCTGGAGAGGTACGAGGGGAGGGATGCAAAGACCCTATTAGAGGCCTATAGGGTGGGGGACCTTCCAAGGCTGGAGGGCTACATAAAGACCCTAGAGGCCCAGATCAACCCCCTAAAAAACGAGGTGGAGCAGCTCGAGAACCTCCTATCAAGGGCGGAGTCTGAAGAGCTGAGAGGCCTCCTAGAAACCTTGAGGGCCCGAGAAGAGTACATGGAGGAGCACAGGGAGGCGGAGCTCCACCTGAAGAGAACCCTTGAAGAGTGGAAGTCCGGAAGCCCAACCGAGCTGGAGAGGATGCTAGAGGAGGCCACAGGGAGGCTGACCAGGACCGAGATAGAGGCCAGGAGGCTGGCGGGCGAGGTGGAGAGGCTGAGGAGGACGAGGGAGAGCCTCGAGGGACGCCTCCAGAGGATCCGGTACATCCTCCAGGTGGCTGGGGCCTCCACACCCGAGGAGCTCGATGAGCTCATAGGCCTTGAGAAGGCATGGGAGCAGGAGCTTATGAACTCCATAAGGGAACTGGAGGTTAGGCTAGCATCGATAGAGGAGAGGAGGAACGAGCTATCGGGTAGGAAGTCCGCTCTGGAGGAGGAGATAAGAAACCATGAGGAGCTCCTAATGAAGGGGGCCCCAGAGTGCCCAACCTGCGGGCAGAGGATAACCCCAGAACTCCTACTTCGGCTAATAGAGGATAAGGGTGAGATGCAGAGAGAGCTGGAGATAGAGCTTAAAGAGGTCATGAGAGAGCACCTCGACCTCAGGAGCAGGCTAGAGGGTCTGAGGAAGGACTCGAACGAGGCGGCCGCGAGGGTAAAGCAGCTCCAAGGTTTCCAGTCGGAGCTCAAGATCCACCTGGAAGGGGCCTCAGAGAAGGAGTTGTCAGAGACGCTCACAAATATGAACGAGAACCTTGTAAAACTGGAGTCTTCACACCTGGAGAAGTCTAAGGAGCTGGCAGTGCTCCAAGAAAATCTTAAAAACCTCAAAGGCACTGTTTCAAGGGTCAAACAACTAGAAGAGAGGAAGAGGGAACTCCAATTAAATATAGAAAATGCAACGGAGAAAATCTCTGAATATCTGAAAAGGCTGATACTCCCAATAGACCCGAAAGATCCTGAACTAAAGGAGAAGATAGCAGCGAAACTCCCAATAAGCATAGAAGAAATGGAAGAGAAAAGAATTGAACTAGAAGAGAAGAAAAATAGATTGGAGAAATTGGTTAAAGATTATGATAAACATAAAAAGGATAAGAAAGAAATAGAAGAAAAAGTCGAGGCCATAGAGAGGAGGCTGGAGAGGGCCAAGACAACCTCAGAGATGGTTCAGAAGCTGAGGATGGGGATAGAGGAGGGGAGGAGAAGAGCCTTGAGGGAGGTGGCGGGGGAGGCCCTGAGGATATACAACTCCCTGACAGACCAGAGGATCTACAAAGCCTTCAAGATAGACCCCGAATCCTACCAGGCCCAGGTCCAGCCCACAGGCCTGGAGGAATACATACCAGCCAAGAGGGTCGGAGGAGGACACCAGACCCTCATAGCCCTCTCCCTCAGGATAGCCCTCCTCAACGTCCTAGGGCACAGGAACCTCCTGATACTGGACGAGCCGACCTACGGGGTGGACTCAGAAAACCTCCCCCAGCTGATGAGCCAGATATCAGAGGCCTCAAAAAGGATACCCCAGGTCCTCCTAGTAACCCACCACGGAGCAGGGGAGGAGGAGGCAGCCAACATAATAAGGGTCAGCAGGAACCCAGATGGATCATCGAAGGCCGAGAGACTCAGCCTACACTGA